TAGGGCTTCTGCTGGTAGGAGACCTTCACCATGTAGACCTTGCACTGCAGGCCGAAGAAGTTGCAGGCCATCGCGAGGGCGGAGCCCCATTGGCCGGCGCCCGTCTCCGTGGCGATGCGCGTCACGCCTTCCTTCTTGTTGTAGTAGGCCTGGGCGACGGCCGTGTTCGGCTTGTGGCTGCCGGCCGGGCTCACGCCCTCGTACTTGTAATAGATGCGCGCGGGCGTGCCGAGGGCCTTCTCGAGGCGCCGCGCGCGATAGAGCGGGCTCGGGCGCCACAGGCGATAGATGTCACGGATCCCGTCGGGGATGGCGACCCAGCGCTCCTGGCCGACCTCCTGCTTGATCAGCTCCATCGGGAACAGCGGCGCCAGGTCCTGGGGGCCGATCGGCTTGCCCGTGCCGGGGTGCAGGACGGGCGGCGCGGGCGTCTTGAGGTCGGCCTGGATGTTGTACCACTTGCTCGGGATGTCCTTCTCGTCGAGGAGGAACTTCGTGCGGTTCTTCTCGGACGCTCTGGCTGCCATGTCGGCCTCCTTGGGCTCCACGTCGGCGGGAACGAAAAGTGCGCTAACGATACGCAACGCGAGCCGCGGCTGTCAACAGAGCCTCTGCTAGACTAGGCGGGCGAGAAGGACGAAGGAGAAGGATGGGATGAGCCTCACGGTGCGGCTGCCGCGTCCCGACGGAACGCTCCACGAGTACCGCCTGACGGGCCAGACCCCGCCCGCGCCGCCGCGCGGGCCCATCCGGAGCCGCATCGGCTTCACCGCCGTGCACGTCGTCGCCGATCCGCGGGCGCCGATCAACCCGACGCTCGAGGCGCGCCTGGACTGGGACGCGACGCTCGCCTACCGGCGCCACGTCTGGTCGCTCGGCCTCGCCGTCGCCGAGGCCATGGACACCTCGCAGCGCGGGATGGGCTTCGACTGGGACACGGCGAAGGAGCTGATCCGCCGGTCGGTCGGCGAGGCGCGCGCGATCCCGGGCGCCGTCCTCGCGAGCGGCGCCGGCACCGACCACCTCGAGCCGGGGCCGCGCGTGACGCTCGCCGACGTCGAGGCCGCCTACGAGGAGCAGTGCGCGTTCATCGAGTCGGTCGGCGGCCGGATCATCCTGATGGCGAGCCGCGCGCTCACCGCGTGCGCCAAGGGCCCGGACGACTACGTGAAGGTCTACGGCCGGATCCTCGCGCAGGCGCGCGAGCCCGTCATCATCCACTGGCTCGGCGAGATGTTCGACCCGGCGCTCGCCGGCTACTGGGGGTCGCACGATCGCGACCGCCAGACCGAGACGCTGCTGGCGATCGTCGGCGAGTACGCGGCGAAGATCGACGGCGTCAAGATCTCGCTCCTCGACCAGGCGCGCGAGATCGCGATGCGGCGGCGCTTCCCGACGGCCGTCCGCATGTACACCGGCGACGACTTCGACTACCCGACGACGATCCGCGGCGACGGCGCGCGCTGGAGCGACGCGCTCCTCGGGATCTTCGACGTGATCGCGCCGGCGGCCTCGGCCGCGCTGCACGCCCTCGACGTGGGCAACGTCGCGGCGTTCGACCGGATCCTGGCGCCGACGCTTCCGCTCTCGCGCCACGTGTTCGGCGCCCCCACGCGCTTCTACAAGACGGGCGTCGTCTTCGCCGCGTATCTCAACGGCCACCAGTCGCACTTCAGGATGGTGGGCGGCCTCGAGAGCGCGCGCTCGGCGCTGCATCTCGCCGAGCAGTTCGTGCTGATGGACCGCGCGGGGCTGCTGCGCGACCCCGACCTCGCCGCCGAGCGGATGCGCCGCGTCCTCGCCGTCGCCGGCGTGGAGTAGCCGCCTAGCGCCGCCCGGAGCGCGCGTCCTTCGGCCCGAGGACGTGACGTTCGAAGTGCCGCGGAACCACCACGCGGGCCCGCGGTGACACCGCCTTCACTTCCCTGACGAAGACCGCCGCCTCGCGGAGCCGCTCGTCCTGCGGCGCCCCGTAGGGGAAGGACTGTTCGTCCCAGTGGGTCGCGAACACGATCGGGGGACGGCCCAGGGCCCGC
Above is a genomic segment from Candidatus Methylomirabilota bacterium containing:
- a CDS encoding dihydrodipicolinate synthase family protein gives rise to the protein MSLTVRLPRPDGTLHEYRLTGQTPPAPPRGPIRSRIGFTAVHVVADPRAPINPTLEARLDWDATLAYRRHVWSLGLAVAEAMDTSQRGMGFDWDTAKELIRRSVGEARAIPGAVLASGAGTDHLEPGPRVTLADVEAAYEEQCAFIESVGGRIILMASRALTACAKGPDDYVKVYGRILAQAREPVIIHWLGEMFDPALAGYWGSHDRDRQTETLLAIVGEYAAKIDGVKISLLDQAREIAMRRRFPTAVRMYTGDDFDYPTTIRGDGARWSDALLGIFDVIAPAASAALHALDVGNVAAFDRILAPTLPLSRHVFGAPTRFYKTGVVFAAYLNGHQSHFRMVGGLESARSALHLAEQFVLMDRAGLLRDPDLAAERMRRVLAVAGVE